The DNA region GCTGCTCAGGCCAAGGCCAGGGCCTTTGCCTGATATGATAGAGAAGACTTCTGGGCATCCTAAGTGGCAGGCATGATATCAGATATCAGCACAGCAAAGACAAGCATTACCAACATTTAAATCAATATGCAGCAGTTATGAATCCTGAACAGACCTATCAGATCAACATTAAGGCGACACCATCAGACATTGACGAGCTGGGCCATGTTAACAATATAGTCTATCTTCGCTGGGTCCAGGATGCTGCTGTTGCCCACTGGCAGGCCCTTGCCCCGCTAAAGGAACAGGAAAAAACACTTTGGGTGGTCCTCCGCCATGAAATAGACTACAAAGCTCCAGCAGTGGAAGGAGACGAAATCACCGCCAGGACCTGGATCGGCCGGGCCAAAAGACTGAGCTTTGAACGCAACACAGAGATCATTCGAAAAAAAGATCAGATCCTTCTGGCCAGGGCCAGGACAATCTGG from Desulfonatronovibrio hydrogenovorans DSM 9292 includes:
- a CDS encoding acyl-CoA thioesterase: MNPEQTYQINIKATPSDIDELGHVNNIVYLRWVQDAAVAHWQALAPLKEQEKTLWVVLRHEIDYKAPAVEGDEITARTWIGRAKRLSFERNTEIIRKKDQILLARARTIWCPVNPETGKPQRVSQEIRGLFSVEEV